In Candidatus Obscuribacterales bacterium, one genomic interval encodes:
- a CDS encoding glycosyltransferase family 4 protein: MKILQIGKGWFPEEPGGLNRYFYDCVYALPQVGIEVQGLVAGSDRPAKDSHGQVQSFAQAKDSLPQRWLGARRWIAQQSDLPPLVVSHFALYTFPILNQLGDRPLVVHFHGPWALEGQAEGAKAIAVQFKTWLEQTCYRRAVVFIVLSQSFRDILHRSYGVPLEKIQVVPGGVDPQHFHTGLSRQQAREKLGWESDRPTIVVVRRLAKRMGLENLIQAIAQVRDQYPDIVVKIAGKGSLKDALQQQIESLDLTQQVQLLGYVPDEQLPLIYRAADFSMVPTVSLEGFGLIVVESLAAGTPVLGTPIGGIPEILRPFSSDLVLEGSEPAQLARGILQALSGERSLPDDKACQTYVAENFAWPLIATRLKSIYEAAYEAAAKGRVA, from the coding sequence ATGAAAATTTTGCAGATTGGTAAGGGTTGGTTCCCGGAGGAGCCAGGGGGACTGAACCGCTACTTTTATGACTGTGTCTATGCTTTACCTCAGGTGGGCATTGAGGTGCAAGGACTAGTGGCCGGCAGCGATCGCCCTGCTAAAGACTCCCATGGGCAGGTACAGTCCTTTGCCCAAGCCAAGGACTCACTCCCACAACGCTGGCTGGGAGCCCGGCGCTGGATCGCTCAGCAATCTGACCTGCCGCCCTTAGTGGTCTCTCACTTTGCCCTGTATACCTTTCCTATTTTGAACCAACTGGGCGATCGCCCCTTAGTGGTTCATTTTCATGGCCCCTGGGCTTTAGAGGGGCAGGCGGAAGGCGCTAAGGCGATCGCGGTGCAGTTCAAAACGTGGCTAGAGCAAACCTGCTACCGGCGGGCGGTAGTGTTTATCGTACTGTCCCAATCCTTTCGCGATATTTTGCATCGTAGCTATGGTGTGCCCCTGGAAAAAATTCAGGTGGTGCCGGGAGGGGTGGATCCTCAGCATTTCCACACGGGTCTATCGCGGCAGCAGGCGCGGGAAAAACTGGGCTGGGAGAGCGATCGCCCCACAATTGTCGTCGTGCGCCGTTTGGCCAAACGCATGGGGCTGGAAAACTTAATTCAGGCGATCGCCCAAGTGCGAGATCAGTACCCGGATATTGTCGTCAAGATTGCCGGTAAGGGCTCCCTCAAGGATGCTCTCCAGCAGCAAATCGAGTCCCTGGACTTGACCCAGCAGGTGCAGCTCCTCGGCTATGTGCCGGACGAGCAACTGCCGCTGATCTATCGGGCTGCTGATTTCTCGATGGTGCCTACGGTGTCCCTAGAGGGGTTTGGCTTGATTGTGGTGGAATCGCTGGCGGCGGGTACTCCGGTGCTAGGCACGCCCATTGGCGGCATTCCTGAAATTTTGCGACCCTTTTCGTCGGATCTGGTGCTGGAGGGATCGGAGCCGGCCCAGTTGGCCCGGGGCATTTTGCAAGCGCTGTCGGGAGAGCGATCGCTGCCGGATGACAAGGCCTGCCAGACCTATGTGGCAGAGAATTTTGCCTGGCCGTTGATTGCCACAAGGCTGAAATCTATCTATGAAGCGGCTTATGAAGCAGCAGCTAAGGGGAGGGTGGCATGA